In a genomic window of Gossypium arboreum isolate Shixiya-1 chromosome 9, ASM2569848v2, whole genome shotgun sequence:
- the LOC108454081 gene encoding probable NADH dehydrogenase [ubiquinone] 1 alpha subcomplex subunit 12 has product MATTVVKSALQAIRERGLRTFLRELKDDGFTKCFFDGNLLQTKIHNIGATVVGVDKFGNKYYEKLGDTQAGRHRWVEYAKKDRYDASQVPPEWHGWLHFITDHTGDELLMLKPKRYGVEHKENLSGKGNEFIYHSKGHALNPGQRDWTRYQSWQPTKAE; this is encoded by the exons ATGGCGACGACGGTGGTGAAGAGCGCGTTGCAGGCGATTCGTGAGAGGGGTCTCCGCACTTTCTTAAGGGAGCTCAAGGATGATGGCTTCAC GAAATGCTTCTTCGATGGAAACCTTCT GCAAACCAAAATCCACAACATAGGGGCAACAGTTGTGGGTGTTGATAAATTTGGCAATAAGTATTATGAGAAACTCGGAGACACACAAGCTG gaagACACAGGTGGGTTGAATATGCGAAAAAGGATCGTTATGATGCTTCTCAGGTACCACCAGAATGGCATGGTTGGCTTCACTTCATAACTGACCATACCGGTGATGAG CTTTTGATGCTAAAACCCAAGAGGTACGGGGTGGAGCACAAGGAGAACTTATCTGGTAAGGGGAATGAGTTTATCTACCATTCTAAAGGACATGCACTTAATCCGGGTCAGAGAGACTGGACAAGGTACCAATCATGGCAACCAACCAAGGCTGAGTAG
- the LOC108455857 gene encoding uncharacterized protein LOC108455857, with protein sequence MAKCFNVVQKQKRAQIAERKRLIHGDPATKKLKNKSQSLSVSGKRKRKLLKKWRREQKEVIEKGLVTMEDVEMVAAEGTTEDGGTSQDATIKAPTKFPMKKNLKLKRINRKGKKKGGSSKAGIEAASVDSMVE encoded by the exons atggCAAAGTGTTTCAACGTGGTTCAGAAGCAGAAGAGAGCCCAAATAGCGGAGAGAAAAAGATTAATTCATGGTGACCCTGCAACTAAGAAGCTAAAGAACAAATCCCAATCACTCTCCGTCTCTGGAAAACGCAAACGGAAGCTTCTCAAAAAATGGCGCAGG GAGCAAAAGGAGGTTATAGAGAAGGGTTTGGTGACTATGGAAGATGTGGAAATGGTGGCTGCTGAAG GTACAACTGAAGATGGAGGCACATCCCAAGATGCCACCATCAAAGCGCCAACAAAGTTCCCCATGAAGAAGAATTTGAAGCTCAAACGCATTAATCGAAAAG GGAAAAAGAAGGGTGGTAGTTCAAAGGCTGGGATTGAAGCTGCTTCAGTGGATTCCATGGTAGAATAA
- the LOC108457491 gene encoding protein FAR1-RELATED SEQUENCE 11 — translation MMSEDAGQMLVMYDDPSDQRSLSLDETSSTEESPDEARLSLETTADSVPYIGQRFATHDAAYEFYSEYAKRCGFSIRRHRTEGKDGVGKGLTRRYFVCHRAGNTPVKTLNDSKPQRNRKSSRCGCQAYLRISKVTDLGPAEWRVTGFVNHHNHELLEPNQVRFLPAYRTISDADKNRILMFAKTGISVQQMMRLMELEKCVEPGYLPFTEKDVRNLLQSFRKSDQEDESIDLLRMCRNNKDKDPNFKFEYTLDSNNRLDNIAWSYASSVQSYEIYGDAVVFDTTHRLTVFDMPLGIWVGVNNYGMPCFFGCVLLREENSRSFSWALKAFLGFMNGKAPQTILTDQNMYLKEAIAIEMPSTKHALCIWMIVAKFPSWFNAVLGERYNEWKAEFYRLYNLESIEDFELGWRDMVDFFGLHTNRHIANLFALRTLWALPYLRSHFFAGMTTTGHSKAINSFIQRFLSAQTRLAQFVEQVAVAVDFKDQAAEQQTMQQNLQNICLKTGAPMESHAASVLTPFAFSKLQEQLVLAAHYASFQMDDGFLVRHHTKLEGGRKVYWVPREGIISCSCHQFEFSGILCRHALRVLSTGNCFQIPDRYLPLRWRRISTSPAKLHQSSSSDHMERIQLFQSMVSTLVTESAKSKERLDIATEQVSILLSRIREQPVASQGARDISPIHRNL, via the exons ATGATGTCTGAAGATGCTGGACAGATGTTGGTCATGTATGATGATCCTTCGGATCAACGGTCCTTGTCTTTAGATGAAACAAGTAGCACAGAGGAATCACCTGATGAAGCCCGACTTTCTCTGGAAACCACTGCTGATTCCGTTCCATATATTGGGCAAAGATTTGCAACTCATGATGCGGCTTATGAATTTTATAGTGAATATGCAAAGCGATGTGGTTTTTCAATCCGTCGTCATCGTACAGAAGGAAAAGATGGGGTTGGAAAAGGACTTACAAGACGTTATTTTGTCTGTCACCGTGCTGGCAATACACCTGTTAAAACCTTAAATGATAGTAAACCACAAAGAAACAGAAAATCGTCCCGATGTGGATGTCAAGCTTACTTGCGGATAAGCAAAGTAACAGACTTAGGACCTGCAGAATGGCGTGTCACAGGTTTTGTGAACCACCACAATCATGAACTTTTGGAACCAAATCAAGTTCGGTTCCTTCCTGCATATCGAACTATCTCAGATGCAGATAAGAACCGAATCCTTATGTTTGCCAAAACTGGAATCTCGGTACAGCAAATGATGAGGCTGATGGAACTTGAGAAGTGTGTGGAGCCAGGATATCTGCCTTTCACTGAGAAGGATGTGAGAAATTTGCTTCAGTCGTTCAGGAAATCAGATCAAGAAGATGAAAGCATAGATTTATTAAGAATGTGTAGAAACAATAAGGATAAGGATCCCAACTTCAAATTTGAGTATACGCTTGATTCAAACAACAGGTTAGACAACATTGCCTGGTCATATGCATCATCAGTCCAGTCATATGAAATCTATGGTGATGCTGTGGTGTTTGACACAACTCATCGTTTGACTGTATTTGACATGCCACTGGGGATATGGGTTGGAGTGAATAATTATGGGATGCCTTGCTTTTTTGGGTGTGTGCTTTTACGAGAAGAAAATTCAAGGTCATTTTCATGGGCTTTAAAG GCTTTCTTAGGATTCATGAATGGCAAGGCACCACAGACGATATTAACTGACCAAAATATGTATCTGAAAGAAGCCATAGCCATTGAAATGCCTTCAACTAAACATGCACTCTGCATATGGATGATTGTGGCGAAGTTTCCATCCTGGTTTAATGCAGTTTTGGGGGAACGTTACAACGAGTGGAAAGCTGAGTTTTATCGACTCTACAATTTAGAGTCAATTGAGGATTTTGAATTGGGCTGGAGGGACATGGTCGACTTTTTCGGGTTACACACTAACAGGCATATCGCCAACTTGTTTGCACTACGTACACTATGGGCTTTGCCATACTTGAGAAGTCATTTCTTTGCAGGAATGACTACAACTGGCCACTCAAAGGCCATCAATTCTTTCATTCAAAGGTTTTTAAGTGCACAGACTCGGCTTGCGCAATTTGTGGAACAG GTTGCTGTTGCTGTGGATTTTAAAGATCAAGCAGCAGAACAACAGACAATGCAGCAAAATCTTCAAAATATTTGCCTAAAAACTGGAGCTCCTATGGAATCTCATGCTGCCTCTGTCCTCACTCCTTTTGCCTTCTCCAAGCTTCAAGAGCAACTAGTTTTAGCTGCTCACTATGCATCATTTCAGATGGATGATGGTTTCCTCGTAAGACATCATACAAAACTCGAAGGAGGCCGGAAAGTGTATTGGGTTCCACGAGAAGGCATTATAAGTTGCAGCTGCCATCAGTTTGAGTTCTCCGGAATTCTTTGCCGCCATGCCCTTCGAGTTCTCTCGACAGGAAATTGCTTTCAGATTCCAGACAGATATCTTCCCTTACGGTGGAGAAGGATCAGCACATCACCGGCAAAGCTTCACCAAAGTTCTTCAAGTGATCATATGGAGCGGATTCAACTGTTTCAGAGTATGGTATCAACCCTTGTAACTGAATCTGCCAAGTCAAAGGAGAGGTTGGATATTGCCACCGAGCAAGTCTCCATTCTTTTGTCTCGCATAAGAGAGCAGCCAGTTGCATCACAAGGTGCGCGGGATATTTCCCCTATTCATAGAAATCTTTGA
- the LOC108454116 gene encoding tryptophan--tRNA ligase, cytoplasmic — MEKVEDQNPQQEEDQVVNPWEVSAKDGGKIDYDKLIDKFGCQRLDQSFVDRVQRLTSRPPHVFLRRGVFFAHRDFNDILDAYERGQKFYLYTGRGPSSEALHLGHLIPFMFTKYLQDAFKVPLVIQLTDDEKCMWKNLSVEESQRLARENAKDIIACGFDISKTFIFSDFDYVGGAFYKNMVKVAKCVTYNKVVGIFGFTGEDHIGKVSFPPVQAVPSFPSSFPHLFSGKDDLRCLIPCAIDQDPYFRMTRDVAPRIGYHKPALIESLFFPALQGETGKMSASDPNSAIYVTDSAKDIKYKVNKHAFTGGQETIEKHRQYGANLEVDIPIKYLNFFLEDDAELEHIKKEYGAGRMLTGEVKKRLIEVLTEIVERHRRARAAVTDEMVDAFMAVRPLPNMFD, encoded by the exons ATGGAGAAGGTAGAGGACCAGAATCCCCAGCAAGAAGAAGACCAAGTTGTGAATCCATGGGAAGTATCGGCCAAAGATGGCGGTAAGATCGATTACGATAAGCTCATTGACAAATTCGGCTGCCAAAGGCTGGATCAATCCTTTGTTGACCGCGTCCAACGCCTCACTTCTCGTCCCCCTCACGTCTTCCTCCGCCGTGGCGTTTTCTTTGCCCATCGCGATTTCAATGATATTTTGGATGCCTACGAGCGAGGACAGAAGTTTTATTTGTATACTGGTCGAGGACCTTCTTCTGAAGCTTTGCATTTGGGCCATTTGATTCCTTTCATGTTTACCAA ATACCTGCAAGATGCTTTCAAGGTCCCTCTTGTTATACAACTGACTGATGACGAGAAGTGCATGTGGAAAAATCTTTCTGTGGAGGAGAGCCAACGACTCGCCCGTGAGAATGCTAAAGACATCATTGCTTGTGGTTTTGACATATCAAAGACATTCATATTCTCAGACTTTGATTATGTTGGGGG tgcctTCTATAAAAATATGGTCAAGGTTGCCAAGTGTGTCACATACAACAAG GTTGTTGGCATATTTGGATTCACGGGAGAGGATCATATTGGAAAAGTTAGCTTTCCACCTGTGCAG GCTGTCCCATCATTTCCCTCTTCATTCCCACATCTATTCTCTGGCAAGGATGATCTACGTTGTCTGATTCCATGTGCAATTGATCAG GATCCATATTTTAGAATGACAAGAGATGTTGCCCCTCGGATAGGGTATCACAAGCCTGCATTGATTGAATCATTATTCTTCCCCGCTCTCCAG GGTGAAACGGGGAAAATGTCAGCTAGTGATCCAAATTCTGCAATTTATGTGACTGATTCTGCAAAGGACATTAAATACAAG GTAAACAAGCATGCATTTACTGGAGGACAAGAAACCATAGAAAAACACAGACAATATGGAGCAAATCTTGAG GTAGATATACCAATTAAATATCTTAACTTCTTCCTTGAGGATGATGCGGAACTTGAGCACATAAAGAAG GAGTACGGTGCGGGACGCATGCTTACAGGTGAGGTGAAAAAGCGACTGATAGAAGTTTTGACTGAAATAGTAGAAAGACATCGAAGGGCTCGAGCAGCAGTAACGGATGAG ATGGTGGATGCATTTATGGCTGTGAGACCACTTCCCAATATGTTTGATTGA